The sequence below is a genomic window from Haloferax mediterranei ATCC 33500.
GCGGGCGAACCGACGACCGAACTTCCCGTTGACGAGCGAGACGACGTTCCCGCCGTCTCCGACGAGGTTGGCGACGGCGGCTTCCATGCCCATCGTCGCGGTTCCGTTGAAGATGAGAGACGTTCCCTCCTCGGCGGTAGACGCTCCGGAGCGCGTCGAGTTGGTGAAGATGTAGTCCAGAGCGTTCTGTGCACGCTCGTACACCGCTTCGAAGTCGGCCGACCGGTGAGACACCATTGGCTCGGACATCGAGTCGAGCACTTCGTCGGTGACCGGTACCGGACCGGGGTTCAAGAGGAGGAAGTCCTCTGCCATGGTTCGACCTCACGCTCTCCCCTGATAAGGTTCGCGGGTCTCCGCAAAGGATGCCGTTGGTGCGAGTGCTGACACGAGGTACATTGGGTCGGTACCTGCCCCCGGTCGGTGTGTTTACCCCCGGCCAGTTCGACCACACTAACAATGACCAGCGCCGACGTCGACGCCGAGTCGAACCCCTATCTCCGCGACCCGCCGACCGACTTCGAAGACGCCGAAACGCTCTCTCGCGAGGAGGCCGAGTCGCAAGCGGAACTCCTTCGTGAGGCCATCCGCGAACACGACCACCGATACTACGTCGAGGCCGAGCCACTCATCTCCGACGCGGCCTACGACGCGCTCTTCTCCCGACTCGTCGCGCTCGAAGGCACCTTCGACCTCGATACGACGAACAGTCCGACGAGTCGCGTCGGCGGCGAACCCATCGAGGCGCTGGAGACGGTCGAACACGTCGCGCCCATGCTCTCTATCGACCAGAGCACCGACGCGGCCGACCTCCGTGAGTTCGACGAGCGCGTCCGCCGCGAAGTCGGCGACGTAGCCTACGTCTGCGAACCCAAGTTCGACGGTCTCTCTATCGAAATCGTCTACGAAGACGGCGCGTTCGTCCGCGCCGCCACACGCGGCGACGGCCAGCGCGGCGACGACGTGAGCGCGCAGGTGAAGACGATTCCGACGGTTCCGCTCTCGCTCCGCGGCGACTACCCCGACCAACTGGCCGTCCGCGGCGAAGTCTACATGCCGAAACCGGATTTTAGCGACCTCAACGCCAGACGGGTCGAAGCCGGTGAAGACCCCTTCGCCAACCCACGAAACGCGGCGGCCGGAACGCTCCGAAACCTCGACCCCTCGGTCGTTGCCGACCGACCGCTGGCCGTATTCTTCTACGATATTCTCGGGTCGAGCGCCACGCCCGACAGCCAGTGGGAGTCGCTAGACCACCTCCGAGACTGGGGTCTCCGCGTCGCCGACCGAATCGAGCGCGTCGAAGACGTAGAGGGTGCAGTCGACTACCGAAATCGGATGCAGGACGCCCGCGACGACCTCGATTACGAGATAGACGGAACCGTCATCAAGGTGGACTCGCGGGCGGCGCGGGACGAGCTCGGTACCAAGAGCCGGTCGGTCCGCTGGGCGTTCGCTTATAAGTTCCCGGCGCGCCACGAGGTGACGACAATCCGTGATATCGTCGTCCAAGTCGGTCGAACTGGGCGATTGACACCCGTTGCGATTCTCGACCCGGTCGACGTTGGCGGCGTGACCGTCTCACGGGCGACGCTCCACAACCCGGATGAAATCGACGAACTCGGCGTCGCCGTCGACGACCGCGTCCGCATCAAGCGCGCCGGAGACGTGATTCCGCAGGTCGTCGAAGTCGTCGAGGATGCCGGCGGAAGCTACGACTTCCCCGATGAGTGCCCAGTCTGTGGGAGTCAAGTCGACCGCGACGGCCCGCTCGCGTTCTGTTCCGGCGGCCTCTCGTGTCCCGCCCAGCGCGAGGCATCCATCGGCCACTTCGCCATCAAAGGCGCGATGGATATCGACGGACTCGGTGAAGAGCGCGTGTCCCAACTCGTCGAGGCGGGACTCGTCGAGACTGTTGCCGACCTGTACGACCTCACGGTTTCGGACCTCACCGAGTTGGAGAGATGGGGCGAGACGAGCGCCCAGAATCTCGTCGATGCCATCGAGTCGTCGAAAGTGCCGTCGCTCGATTCGTTCCTCGTCGGCCTGAGTATCCCCGAAGTCGGCGAAGCGACCGCTCGTGCCCTCGCCCGGGAGTTCGGGTCGATAGACGGATTCCCCATCGGTGAGGACGTTTCCGCGTCCGACTTCGACGAGTTCGAATCTCGGCTGACGACCGTCGCCGACGTGGGCGAAACGGTCGCGCGTCGCGTCCGCGACTTCTTCGAGAACAAAAACAACCGCGCCGTGATTCGCTCGCTGCTCGACCACGGCGTCGAACCGGAACCCGTCGAAACTGGCGGCGACGAACTCGCCGGGCTGACGTTCGTCGTCACCGGGTCGCTCGCAGTGAGCAGAAGCGCCGTCAGCGAACTCGTGGAGTCACACGGCGGCAACGTCACGGGGTCGGTCTCGGGTAACACCGACTACCTCGTCATCGGCGAGAATCCCGGTCAGTCGAAGCGCGACGACGCCGACGAAAACGACGTGCCGACGCTCACCGAAGCCGAGTTCGAGGAACTGCTCGCGGAGTACGGCGTTTCGTACCCACCGGAGTGAGAGCGAAAGACGACGAGAAGAGGAATTTCGGGTCGAAATCGCCTCAGAGGTCGGCCTTACGGAACGACAGGTAGCCGAGAATCGGCGGGACGACAATCCACGCCAGAAGGATTGCGAGGATGAACCACCCGGAGAAGTAGAACGGAAGCGACTCCTGAAAGACCGGCTGGATGGTCAGCCGTTCACCGAGTCCGGCTTTGAACAGGCGGGCAGGCACGGCCGGTCCGTACAACTGGGCAACCAGTGTCTCGTAGGCCCGAAGTGGGTTCAGGTACTTGATGAACAGGCGCATCTCGACGATTTGCGGCGCGCTCAACGCGGTGAGACCGACTTTTTTGATGGCCCAGTTGATGACCTGCGGGATGCCGGTCGCCACCGTCGACCAGAGGACGGCGAAGATGAAGTACAGGCCGAAAGTCCCGAACAGCGCCTGTCTCGGGGTCGTCGACGTCGCCGAGAGCCAGATGCCGATGGAGACGAACGACGTAGCGAGGAGTCCCGAGAGGGCTACCTGCCCGGCGTAAGACGCGAACATGACCTGTCCGCCCGTGAACAGCATCGCGAACATGGCGATGATGAATCCGACGAGCATCGAGACGAGGACCACGAGCGTCCGGCCGACGAGCTTTCCGAACACCACGTCGCGGCGGGAGTTCGGCAGTGAGAGCAGGAGCTTGATGGTTCCCGACTCGCGCTCGTCGATAAGCGACCCGTGGGCGGTCACGAGCGCGATGAGCGCGAGAACGAATCCGAGCATGCCAGCAAAGGAGAAGCTAAAGATACCGCCCGGCGCGGTCGTCAGGCCAAACAGTGCCTCGGAGTTCGCGCCGGCACCCTTCAGGAGGACGCCGTAGAACAGCACCGTCGACCCGCCGATGAGCAGGGCGAAAAACAGCGTGAGACCGATAAGCCACCGCGAGCGAAGGGCGTCGCGGAAGTCCTTGCGCGCGACGGACTCGACCGTCATGCTGTCACCTCCGAAGACTTGTCTTCGGTGTAGGTGATGAAGATGTCCTCCAGCGATGCCGTGTCGGTCTCGAAGTCGGCCACCGTGGCACCGTTCGATTCGATGGCTTCGATGACGCGTGTCTTCGCGTCGTCGGTACACGAGACGACGAGTCGCTCACCGTCAGATTCGACCGACGAGACGCCGTCGAGGGCGCGAACCGCCGCGAGGTCTGCGTTGCCGTCGACGTCGAGTCGGAGAACGGAGTCAGTCTCGATTCGGCTACGGAGTCCTCGGATACTGTCTTCGGCGATGAGTTCGCCGTTGCGCATGATGCCGACGCGGTCACAGACCGCTTCGACCTGTCCGAGCACGTGGCTGGAGAAGAATACTGTTGCACCGCGTTCGGCCTCGGTTCGAACGATTTCGCGCATCTCGCGCGCGCCAGCGGGGTCGAGTCCCGACGACGGTTCGTCGAGGATAAGCAGGTCGGGGCTTCCGGCGAGCGCCATCGCGAGCGCGAGGCGCTGGGTCATCCCTTTCGAGTAACCGCCCGCACGGCGGTTTGCTGCCTCCGGGTCGAGACCGACACGGGAGAGCAGTTCGTCGGGGTCGTCGTCGGCTTCTTTCGACTCGATGGCGAATTCGAGGTGTTCGCGGCCAGTGAGTCGGTCGTACACGTCGTATCCCTCGGGAAGAACACCGGTTCGTCGGCGGACGGCCACGCTCTCGGCCTGTGCGTCGTGTCCGAGCACGCGGATGGTCCCGCTCGTCGGGCGCACGAAGTCGAGAAGCATGTTTATCGTCGTCGACTTTCCGGCTCCGTTAGGACCGAGGAACCCGAACACCTCTCCCTCCGAAACGGAAAACGAGAGGTCGTTGACGGCGGTAACGTCCGGAGTCGAAGACAACTGGAGTGTCTCGAATACTCCCTCGTCATCTTCGAATCGTTTCGTCACCCCGTTCAGTTCGATAGCGGCCATGGGCGGGCCTGCGTCGCACTGGGTTAAAGGGTTTTAGGTGCAGAAATCAGCGGCGATAATATGACCCCCGAAATCGACACCGAAATCGTCGTTGTCAAACCGTTTGAGTCGGGCGGTTTTCGGCGCTCCGTCTCTGGCTCGAACCTCGTCGTTGAGGGCGTTCAAGTCGAAACTCAGACTTCGTCGTCGGGGTCGTGCGAGTCGGCCATCTTCGTTGCTTCGGCGGCGTACCGCTCACGCAGGTCGTCGTCCGTGACCGGTTCGAGGTTCGCTGTCGGTTCTTCGATGGCGGCCGTCGTGACCATCCGGCGTTGGTGCATCACGGCCGCAGCCAGTTCCTTTCTGAGTTCGTACGCGCCGTCGGTCGTCGCGTAGATGAGTACGATGAGGTCCCGGTCGTCGTAAGAACGCTCTACCAACCAGAGTTGGGTGGTGTCGTCAGTGTCGCTCATGGGCCGTGATTCGAACGGCCTTCCCTTACGCGTGCCGCATCTTTCGGTGACATCTTCACAGCAGATTACCCACCTACCTCGCCCGGCGCTTTATTCGTCCGGACAGCGTAGTCCAACGTCATGTTGGAGACGTTGCTCGGCGACGACGTGCAGTCGTCAGGCCGCTACCTTCCGGAGATAATCTACGGCGCGAACGACGGTATCATCACGACCTTCGCCGTCGTTTCCGGTGTCGCGGGTGCGGCGCTGAGTCCGGGTATCGTCATCATCCTCGGGTTCGCAAATCTGTTCGCCGACGGCTTCTCGATGGGGATGAGCAACTACCTCTCAGAGCGCTCGGAAGAGGACTACCACGACGCAGTTGGAATCAGTCGCGTCCGAACTGACGGGAAGACACCGGTCAAAACCGCCGTTGCGACGTTTCTCGCGTTCATCATCGCCGGCTGGGCACCGCTTTTACCGTACGTGTTCCGCCTCGAACCGCTGTTTCCGACCGCAATCGCCGTCACCGGCGCGGCGTTCTTCCTCGTGGGCGCGAGTCGCAGTCTCGTCACGAACCGCTCGTGGGTCGCAAACGGCGGCGAGATGTTCGTCGTCGGAATGGCTGCGGCGACCGTCGCGTACGCAGTCGGCAAGCTACTCGCAGGAGTTGCGTGAGTCGCTTCAGGCGTTGCTTCCGGACAACTCCTCGACTTCCATTGCGAGCGCCGAGAGCGCCTGCGTACTCTCGTCTGTGGCCGCGACGATGCTGTCGACCGCGCCTTCGGTGTCGACGGTTCGGTCGCGTACGTCCTCGATAGTTGCCGTCAGTTCTTCGACGGCCTCGGCCTGCTCGTCGGTGGCGCGCGAAACCTCGGCGACGCCGTCGGCGGCCACGTCGATGGACGAAGCGATTTCCTCGAACGCTTCGAGCATCTCGGTGATGCTTTCGTCCGCGTGCTCGATACGGTCGTTTGACTCGGTCGCCGCGTGAACCGCCTCATCGGTTTGCGACTGGATATCCTCGATTTGTGCCGTGATATCCTCCGTGTGCTGTCGCGTCTCGTCAGCGAGCGATTTGACCTCTTCTGCGACGACTGCGAACCCGTCGCCGTCCTGCCCGGCGCGTGCAGCCTCGATATTCGCGTTGAGCGCGAGCAGGTTCGTCTGCTCTGCGACATCCGAAATAATCTCGACGACGGCCTCGATGTCGTCCATGCGGTCGCCGAGTTCGGTTACCCGGTTGACGAGTTCGTCGCCCATCGTGACGACGCTCTCCGTGGCTTCGCGCGCCTCGCTGTTTGCCTCACGCCCCTCGGCAGTCGCCGCCCGGGCTTCTTTGGCCGCCGTGTCGACCTCGTCGGCGGTCGCCGCGACTTCCTCCATCGTTGCGCTGAACTGCTGCATCTGCGTCGCACCTTCGTCGAGGAGGTCACGCTGTTCTTCGATGTTCTGGGCGATGTTGTCGGCGGCCGATGCGGCGCGGGTGACGGCGGTCGTCGCCGTCTCCGTTTCGTCTTCGACGTTCGAGGCCAGTGTCGAGAGGTTGCGCGCGGTTTCGTTGACCGCGTCGACGACGACGAGAAGCTGCTCGTCCATGACGTCGCTTTCATCGACAGTTGCCCGCGCGTCCAGATGCCCGCGACTCAACTGCGTCAGTGTCTCTTGGATTTCAGAGACGAGGTCGGCGACCTCGCGGTGGCGTTCTACCTCGGTCGTCCGGTTACGAGCGGTCTGCAAAACGCCGACGAGCGTTCCGTCTTCGTAGAGCGGCATCGCGGTATGTCGGGCATGGCAGTCCTCGCCGCTGGCGTCGGTGAACGTCTCTTCGGCGGCGTAGAGCATCCGATTCGCGTCATCCAGTTCGATGCCGTCGAGTTCGGCCGCGTCTTGGGGATTGTCGAGCACCCGGTCTGCAAGTACAGTAGCCGTCGAGTCGCCGTAGAAGAGCTCACCGAGGTCTCGTCGTCCGAGCGCCGCTTCGGCGGTCGTTCCAGTGAGTACCTCGACGCCCGAGTTCCACGCCGCGACACGGCCCTGTCCATCGAGAACGAACGCGGGGAGGCCGATGCCGTCGAGGAGCACATCGTCGTCGACGTTCAAATCCGGTGTATTGGAGGAAGTAGCGGTGGCAGCGACAGTACCGCCGTCAGGTAACGGGGTCTTATTGCCGAACCACGACCGGAGGCGAGTAAAGATTTGGAGTGTCATTTGAACCCACGTTCCGAACCCACATACGAGTAAGTTTCGTGATAATTATCAAACACGATAATGTCAACACAATACTGGCGGACGAGTTCCGCTTATGGTCATTCTCACACACGAGATTACAATGATGGTCACACCGGGTGGTCATCTCGGATGGCACCCCAAATGGTTGTCTCGGGGGGTCACCCCAAATGGTTGTCTCGACGTCGCCGAAAGCGACGCGTCAACCTGAAGCCGTTTGCGTGGTAAGTCACCGCAGATGGACGCAGGTGCGGTCAGTGAACGAGCCAGCACACTTCCGTCCGACCCCGGCGTGTACCAGTTCGTCGCCGGTGAGACGGTTCTCTACGTCGGCAAGGCGGTCGACATCCGCGCTCGCGTCAGGTCCTACGCCGACCCGCGTTCGGAGCGCATCTCCCGGATGGTCGACCGTGCGGAACACATCGACTTCGCCGTCACCGACACCGAGACGCAGGCGCTCCTCCTCGAAGCGAACCTCATCAAGCGGCACCAACCGCGCTACAACGTCCGCCTCAAGGACGACAAATCCTACCCGCTCGTCCAACTGACGAACCACCCAGTTCCGCGAATCGAAGTCACGCGTGACCCCGACGACTCCGCGACGGTGTTCGGACCCTACACCGACAAAGGCCGCGTCGAGACCGTCATAAAAGCCATCCGCGAGACGTACGGCCTCCGCGGCTGTTCGGACCACAAGTACGCAAATCGCTCCCGGCCGTGTCTCGACTATGAGATGGGACTGTGTACGGCACCCTGTACCGGCGAAATCGCGGAAGACGCCTATCTGGAAGATGTCGAATCCGCAGTCCGATTCTTCGAGGGCGAAACGGGCGTGCTCGCCGACCCCCTCCGACGGGAGATGGAGGCCGCCGCGCAGGAAAACGAGTTCGAACGCGCCGCCAACCTTCGTGACCGACTCGAAGTCGTCGAATCGTTCCACGGCGCGGGCGAGGATGCCGTCTCTTCGCAGTCCGACGAGCGAGCCATCGACGTGCTCGGCGTCTCGCTCCGTGGGGACTCGGCAACTGTCGCCCGGCTCCACGCCGAACGCGGCCAACTGGTCGACCGGACGCGCCACAACCTCGACGCGCCGGAGGGCGAAGACCGGACTGCCGCGGTCCTCTCGGCGTTTCTCGCGCAGTTCTACGCGGAACGCGAACTTCCCGACGGCGTCGTTCTCTCGGAGCATCCCGACGACGAAGACGTAGTGGCGTGGCTCGAATCCGAGGGCGTGAGCGTCCGCGTTCCGGGTGCGGGCCGCGAAGCGAAGTTAGTCGAACTCGCGTTGAAGAACGCCCGCCGTCGTGCCGGTCGCGACGACGGCTTGGCGACGCTCGCTCGCGAACTGGACCTCGATGTGCGCCGCGTCTCCCGAATCGAAGGCTTCGACGTGAGTCACGCACAGGGAACGTCGGTCGTCGGGAGCGACGTGTGCCTCGTCGACGGGAGCGCCGAGACGGCAGATTACCGTCGGCGGCGACTCCCCGAGCGAAACGACGACTACGCGAATATGCGCGAACTCGTCCGCTGGCGGGCGACCCGCGCGCTCGAAGGCCGCGACGACCGCCCGGACCCCGACGTGCTCCTCATCGACGGCGGAAAAGGACAGCTAAACGCTGCGCTCGACGCGCTCGAAGAGACGGGCTGGGACGTTCCGGCGGTCGGCATCGCCAAGGACCGCGAGTTGGTCGTCACGCCCGACCGGACCTTCGACTGGCCGGACGATGCCCCGCACCTCCACGTCCTCCAGCGCGTCCGCGACGAAGCCCACCGGTTCGCCGTCCAGTACCATCAGACACTCCGCGACGAGGTGAAGACCGTCCTCGACGACGTGCCCGGTGTGGGACCGAAAACGCGACGGGCGCTCCTCACGCGGTTCGGCAGCGTCGAAGGAGTGCGCGAGGCGTCGGTTGCTGATTTGACCGACGTTCCTGGCGTCGGCGAGAAGACTGCGGAAGAGCTGAAACGGCGACTCTGAAGGTTGGGACGGCGACTCTGAAGGTTGGGACGGCGACTCTGACAGCTGAAACGGCGACGCTGAAGGTTGAGAGTGACAGAGACACGCGTGTGTCAGCGTGGTGCGGTGGGTCGGCCAGCGTGGGCCAAAAAGTCAGTGTCGAACCGGGTGGACCGGTTTCCGCGTTCTCGTCGTCGGAGAGACCGGCTTACGCGATTTTGTCGTACTGGTCGCGGAGCTTCTCGGCGGCGTCGTCCATGAGGTCGGCCTCGTAGTCGTCGAGGTCCCATTCGACGACCTCTTCGATGCCGTTCGAGCCGAGTTTGACGGGGACGCCGAAGGAGGTGTCCTCGTAGCCGAACTCGCCGTCGAGGACGAGCGAACCGGGGAGCACTTCGCCGGTGTCGTGCAGGACGGCCTCGACCATGTGAGCAACGCCGGTCGCCGGACCCCACTGGGTCGCGCCCTTGCGCTCGATAACGTCCATGGCGGACTCCTTGAGGTCGCCGAGAATCTCGTCTTTCTCGTCGTCGGAAAAGTCGGGGTCCGTACCGTCGACGCGGACCTTCGAGAAGACGGGGACCTGCGCGTCGCCGTGCTCGCCGAGGATGGTCGCTTCGACGTTCTTGACCGGCGCGTCGAAGCGCTGGCTCAGGACGTAGCGGAAGCGTGCGGAGTCGAGGCGGCCACCGAAGCCGATGACTTTGTGGCGGTCGCGGTCGCCCGTCTCGTACAGGTGACGGTTGAGCAGGTCAACCGGGTTGGATGTCGTGATGGAAACGAAGTCGTCGTTGTACTCCGCGAGGGACGAGCCGATGTCGTCCATGATGGGAGCGTTGTCGCCTGCGAGGTCGATACGGGTCTGACCCGGCTGTCGCGGGATACCCGCCGTGATGACGACGACGTCGGACCCGGCCGTGTCCTCGTAGCCACCCTGTTTGACGACCGTGTTCGAGTCGTAGGCGATGCCGTGGTTCGTGTCGGCCGCCTGTCCGACTGTCTTGTCTTCCATCTTCGGGATGTCTACGAACACGAGTTCGTCGCAGACGTCACGAAGCGCGAGGTTATACCCAGCCGCGGCGCCGACCGTGCCGGCCGCACCAATCACGCTAACTTTCGTCATACCACATTAATGACGCTGTGGATTCCGAGTAAACGTTTCGGAACGGGCACCGCAGCGCTGTCTGTCGATTTTCTATTCGACAATTGACGAATTTGGGCGGGGAACGGCGTCCACTCGGCCCGCTCTCGACGACGCCGTGGGGTTTTTCGACATACGTCGCGTCCAAATGGACATGAGCGACTTCGACAAGGAGAAAGAACGTCAACGGCTTCGGGAGAAGTACGAGCGAGACGAGGCGAAGCGTCGCTCGACACAGCGGATGAGCGAGTTGCTTCTGCAGGGTGCGACGATGACGAACAAACACTGCGACCAGTGTGGTGACCCGCTGTTCCGCTACGAGGGGCAAGTGTTCTGCCCTACGTGTCAGACCGAGGACAAGGTGGCCGAGAACGCGGACCAGAAGGCAGAGAGCACAGGGCAGGACGCCAGGAACGTCCCCGAGTCAGGTGCAGAAGCACCGAACGTCTCGGAAGCGGGTGAAGCAGCGGAGACACCGAGCACCCACGACACCGCTGCTGCAACGTCGGACATCCAAGCAGACCACGGACCGGAGGAAACTGGGTCTGCGAACAGTTCCGAACCTGCGAACAGTTCCGAACCTGCGAACAGTCGTGTGTCGTCCTCTGCACGCACTGCGCGGGCGACGGACGAGTACATGCCGCGCGATGTTGACGATGACGTGGCGAGCGTGCGTGAGTCACTCGTTCGAACGCTAACGTGGGCTGCAGAACAGGCTGAGTCGACGGATGACCCGCGGCAGGCCACCGAATATCTCGCCGCTGCGCGGGAAGCGGCCGAAGCAATCGCCGCGCTCGACCGATAACCGGGTCCACCGGTACACCGAACGCCACTAGAACTTACGACCCCGCAGACCCTCTCACTTGTATGGACATTCTCATCCCCATCGACGGCACGGACGCGAGCAAGCGCGCCCTCGACTTCGCCATCGAGATGGCAGTCGGGATGGGGGGTCACCTCCACGTCGTCCACTTTACGAATAAAGAGACCGACGCGACAGAGGCTATCCTCAGCGACGCTCGCGACAGACTCGACTCCGCAGACATCCCAAACGAACCGGAACTAACGACCATCAGGGAAGATGTCTGGACCGCCAGCCGCGTCGGCAAAGAGATTCTTGACACGGTCAGCCGAAACGGCTATGACCACGTGGTTATGGGTCATCACGAAAAACGCGTGGTCGATCGAGCCATCTTCGGAAGCGCCGCCGAGACGGTTTTCCGGGCGGAGAGCGTTCCGATGACCGTCGTTCCCTGAAATAGTCGGAACCGGACTCAGGCGACTCGAACCGTACTTGGGCCGTCAGTAGTCGTCAGCGGTACTCCGAACCGATGACTTCGCGGATTCGTTCGGCGGTGACTTTCCCGACGCCGCGGACCTCACGAAGGTCGTCTTCGTTGGCCGTCATGACGGCTTCGACGCTGCCGAAGGCTTCGAGTAAGGTGCGTGCCGTCACGGGACCGATGTCGGCGATGGCGGAGACGACGTATTCCTGTTGTTCGTCGAGCGTCTTCGCGCTCTTACCGCCGTGGACGCTCACGGTTCGTTCGCGGTCGGTCTGCTCGCGGGTTGCGATGGTCGCAAGCATCTCCGCGGTATCGTCTTCGTCTTCGGTAAAGAGGACGCTCACGCCGAAGTCGACGGCGACAGACGAGAGTGCGCCCCGAATCGCACCAGGGTGGATGTTCCGTTCTTCGTAGAGGCCATGCCCCTCGATGATGAGAAGTGGACGGGCGTAGTGACGGGTGAGGTCGGCGATTTGCCCGAACAGCGAGCGGTCACCGCCCGTGAGCGTGTCGAGGAAGTCGGAAATGCTCTTTCGCTCGACTGCAACCCGGTCCGAGAGGATGTAGTCGCCGACAGCGAGCGTCTCCAGTCGCGTCGTCAAGTCGTCGCGCTTCGAGAGCGTGCGGGCGATGTGGGAGTCGAGTTCTCGCTGGTCGACGACGATTTCGACGCTCTCCTCGCCTTCGGTTCCGGCCTTCGCAATGGTGCCCGCTTTTTCGGATTCAGTCACCGGGTCGTCGGCCGTTTCACTGCCATCAGCGTCGTCGTCCGTTTCACTGCCATCAGCGTCGTCGTCCGTTTCACTGCCATCAGCGTCAGCGTCGGCATCGACGTCAGCGGACTCACCGTCCGGTTCCGCGCGCGCTAACTGTTCGTCAGAGGGACCGAAATCGGAAATCCCCGACTGCCCGTCCGTCGCGTTCGCGGCAGTGGTAGTCGTGGAAGCCGATTCGGTGGCCGTCTCGGCGGACGATGTGGGTGCTTCCGACACCCCATCGTCAGCCAGTCCATCACCATCGACCCCTTCATTTCCGGTGGAACCGTCTCCCGCGAACTCGTCGAGGTCGCGCTGTGAGTGGTCGAGTTCGGCTTCAATCTCGGCCGCAGCACCCTTGAGTTCGCGGAGTTCCTTTTTCATCGTCTTCTCGCGCCGACGCGATATCCAGAAGTAAGCTTCGTCGCGCGTGTCTTCGGCGAGGAGGACGACAACCCGCCCGTCCGCCTGTCGGCCGGTTCGGCCCTTCCGCTGGATGGACCGAATGGCCGTCGGAACGGGTTCGAAGAAGAGCACGAGGTCGACTTCCGGTACGTCCAGTCCCTCCTCGGCGACCGACGTGGAGACGAGAACCTCGAACTCGCCGCCTCGGAACTTGTCGAGCGTCTCCTGTTGTTCTTTCTGGGACATCCCGTCGGAACCCTCGCGGTCGCCCTGTCCGACGAACCGGCGGACGGAGAAGCTCTCCGAGAGGAACTCAGTGAGCGCCTCGGCCGTGTCACGCGACTCCGTAAACACGATGACGCGTTCTCCGTCGTGAATGCCGAGCGTCTCGGCGAGGAGGATTCGCGTCTTTCTGAACT
It includes:
- a CDS encoding DEAD/DEAH box helicase translates to MSASEDVAYVDHPKLVPSFIERRLYQIRLAGAARDDHTLVCLPTGLGKTTVSLLVTAERLHEIGGKSLFLAPTKPLVQQHADFYREALNIPDDEIVVFTGDVRPDDRAALWDDAQIIIATPQVIENDLIGNRISLRDVTHLTFDECHRASGDYAYVYIAERYHADAADPLVTGMSASPGGDEEAILEVCENLGIADVEVMTEEDADVAEYTHDTDVEWNRIQLPDEILEIRDALNEVIKDRLEKLKHLGVASSTKPDVSQKDLNRMRAELQRLMNADKSEGYKGMSTHAEVMKLRRAVELVETQSVESVRRYFERQRNAARSSGASKASQRLVAEPKVREAMRKAESFDGLHPKFRKTRILLAETLGIHDGERVIVFTESRDTAEALTEFLSESFSVRRFVGQGDREGSDGMSQKEQQETLDKFRGGEFEVLVSTSVAEEGLDVPEVDLVLFFEPVPTAIRSIQRKGRTGRQADGRVVVLLAEDTRDEAYFWISRRREKTMKKELRELKGAAAEIEAELDHSQRDLDEFAGDGSTGNEGVDGDGLADDGVSEAPTSSAETATESASTTTTAANATDGQSGISDFGPSDEQLARAEPDGESADVDADADADGSETDDDADGSETDDDADGSETADDPVTESEKAGTIAKAGTEGEESVEIVVDQRELDSHIARTLSKRDDLTTRLETLAVGDYILSDRVAVERKSISDFLDTLTGGDRSLFGQIADLTRHYARPLLIIEGHGLYEERNIHPGAIRGALSSVAVDFGVSVLFTEDEDDTAEMLATIATREQTDRERTVSVHGGKSAKTLDEQQEYVVSAIADIGPVTARTLLEAFGSVEAVMTANEDDLREVRGVGKVTAERIREVIGSEYR
- the mdh gene encoding malate dehydrogenase: MTKVSVIGAAGTVGAAAGYNLALRDVCDELVFVDIPKMEDKTVGQAADTNHGIAYDSNTVVKQGGYEDTAGSDVVVITAGIPRQPGQTRIDLAGDNAPIMDDIGSSLAEYNDDFVSITTSNPVDLLNRHLYETGDRDRHKVIGFGGRLDSARFRYVLSQRFDAPVKNVEATILGEHGDAQVPVFSKVRVDGTDPDFSDDEKDEILGDLKESAMDVIERKGATQWGPATGVAHMVEAVLHDTGEVLPGSLVLDGEFGYEDTSFGVPVKLGSNGIEEVVEWDLDDYEADLMDDAAEKLRDQYDKIA
- a CDS encoding Sjogren's syndrome/scleroderma autoantigen 1 family protein, producing MSDFDKEKERQRLREKYERDEAKRRSTQRMSELLLQGATMTNKHCDQCGDPLFRYEGQVFCPTCQTEDKVAENADQKAESTGQDARNVPESGAEAPNVSEAGEAAETPSTHDTAAATSDIQADHGPEETGSANSSEPANSSEPANSRVSSSARTARATDEYMPRDVDDDVASVRESLVRTLTWAAEQAESTDDPRQATEYLAAAREAAEAIAALDR
- a CDS encoding universal stress protein → MDILIPIDGTDASKRALDFAIEMAVGMGGHLHVVHFTNKETDATEAILSDARDRLDSADIPNEPELTTIREDVWTASRVGKEILDTVSRNGYDHVVMGHHEKRVVDRAIFGSAAETVFRAESVPMTVVP